Proteins co-encoded in one Flavivirga eckloniae genomic window:
- a CDS encoding c-type cytochrome, which produces MLSKKQARAFFLGGTVVTFLIFIGLTIYSFSKSQDQSNDENITEAVVRGKHLWEANNCMGCHTILGEGAYYAPELTKVIDRRGEGYIKAVLTTPVDWAPNGRKMVAYGFTPEEAADLIAFFDWIDDIDLNGFDTVVSPLAKDNN; this is translated from the coding sequence ATGTTATCAAAAAAACAAGCACGAGCCTTTTTCCTGGGCGGAACTGTGGTTACTTTTTTAATATTTATTGGTTTAACCATTTACTCTTTTAGTAAATCGCAAGACCAATCTAATGACGAAAACATCACAGAAGCCGTAGTAAGAGGAAAACACCTTTGGGAAGCTAACAATTGTATGGGCTGTCATACAATTCTGGGAGAAGGAGCCTATTATGCTCCAGAATTAACAAAAGTCATAGATAGACGAGGAGAAGGCTACATTAAAGCCGTACTAACAACACCTGTAGATTGGGCTCCAAATGGAAGAAAAATGGTGGCTTACGGATTCACTCCCGAAGAAGCTGCAGATTTAATCGCCTTTTTCGATTGGATTGACGATATAGATTTAAACGGATTCGACACCGTGGTTTCACCCTTGGCTAAAGACAACAACTAA
- the nirK gene encoding copper-containing nitrite reductase, translating to MKLSNPPCTLLVCVMLVLTSCINNEKKTYDNPAEIPVSREMVAELTSPPNVPTPVGVRKAKKLIVNMEILEKEGTMTDGTTYNYWTFGGSVPGSFIRTRVGDEVEFTLSNHPDNKLPHNIDLHAVTGPGGGATSSFVAPGHEKKFNFKTLNPGLYVYHCATAPVGMHIANGMYGLILVEPAGGLPQVDKEYYIMQGDFYTKGENGEPGLQAFDMQKAVDEDADYVVFNGKVGALTGDNAITANVGETVRLYVGNGGPNLVSSFHVIGEIFDKVMDEGGSSINKNVQTTLIPAGGAAIVEFRVGVPGTFILVDHSIFRAFNKGALGMLKVEGEENKTIYSGVVQEGIYHPEGGGIQEMPDSDTKVATPKESKTLAEKMKSGKTIYMQTCFACHQAEGQGIPNAFPPLAKSDYLNADVNRAIDIVLRGKTGEITVNGEKYNSVMTRQAISNDEIADVLTYVYNSWGNNKTNVTKAQVDQVKNAH from the coding sequence ATGAAACTATCAAATCCCCCATGCACACTACTCGTGTGTGTGATGTTAGTCCTAACATCATGCATTAACAACGAAAAAAAAACTTACGATAATCCTGCCGAAATTCCTGTAAGCAGAGAAATGGTTGCAGAACTAACGTCTCCACCAAATGTACCTACACCAGTTGGAGTACGTAAAGCGAAAAAATTAATTGTTAACATGGAAATTCTTGAAAAAGAAGGCACTATGACAGACGGCACTACTTATAACTATTGGACTTTTGGGGGATCTGTTCCAGGTAGTTTTATTAGAACACGAGTTGGAGATGAAGTGGAATTTACTTTATCTAACCACCCAGACAACAAATTACCACATAACATCGATTTACACGCCGTTACCGGACCAGGCGGAGGTGCAACATCGTCGTTTGTAGCTCCCGGGCATGAGAAAAAATTCAATTTTAAAACCTTAAATCCGGGCTTATATGTATACCACTGCGCCACTGCGCCTGTAGGTATGCATATTGCAAATGGTATGTACGGACTCATTTTAGTGGAACCTGCTGGAGGTTTACCTCAGGTTGACAAAGAGTATTACATTATGCAAGGCGACTTTTATACCAAAGGTGAAAATGGCGAGCCGGGCTTACAAGCTTTCGATATGCAAAAAGCAGTGGATGAAGATGCCGATTATGTAGTGTTTAACGGAAAAGTAGGCGCGCTTACGGGCGACAATGCCATTACGGCTAATGTTGGTGAAACCGTACGATTATATGTTGGTAATGGTGGACCTAATCTGGTATCATCATTCCATGTTATTGGTGAGATTTTCGACAAGGTTATGGATGAAGGCGGGTCTTCAATTAACAAAAATGTACAAACAACTTTAATACCTGCCGGCGGGGCAGCTATTGTTGAATTTAGAGTAGGCGTTCCCGGAACTTTTATTTTGGTAGATCACTCCATTTTTAGAGCCTTTAATAAAGGCGCTTTAGGCATGTTAAAAGTTGAAGGAGAGGAAAATAAAACCATTTACTCTGGGGTAGTACAAGAAGGTATTTACCATCCAGAAGGCGGAGGCATCCAAGAAATGCCTGATAGCGATACAAAAGTAGCAACTCCAAAAGAAAGCAAAACTTTGGCTGAGAAAATGAAATCTGGAAAGACAATATATATGCAAACCTGTTTTGCATGTCATCAAGCAGAAGGCCAAGGAATTCCAAACGCCTTTCCGCCTTTGGCAAAATCAGATTATTTAAATGCAGATGTTAACCGTGCTATAGACATTGTGCTTAGGGGTAAAACAGGAGAAATTACCGTAAACGGGGAAAAATATAATAGTGTTATGACTAGGCAAGCCATAAGTAACGACGAGATTGCCGATGTTTTAACCTATGTCTATAACTCTTGGGGTAATAACAAAACCAATGTAACGAAAGCTCAGGTAGACCAAGTTAAAAACGCACACTAA
- a CDS encoding DUF6443 domain-containing protein — MREYIYILLLLLISQTALSQARETIIEKGDYTISAASGKVELKATQSIILKPNVWIKNGSTFTAEIVEHTTTTDSYTGVSLGSNQNYVFTRNFQAPMTSFKATTAREGDVVEQVTYFDGIGRPIQNIGIKSAPDKKDIITHIEYDAFGRQDKDWLSYHEITGSVGAYRGNRATATKQYYKDNYSNDFTEVTLPDINAYSQKNLEASPLNRVLKQAAPGKDWKLGGGKEIEFGYNTNTGTEVKQYGVSLIFANNIYAPTLTGGTTNYPAGSLFKTITKDENHDGTSSKAHTTEEFKNKQGQVVLKRTYVTSMVNGVSQTNIPHDTHYVYDDFGNLTYVIPPKVDTSDGISLTELSELCYQYKYDLRNRLVEKKIPGKGKEYIIYDKLDRPIMTQDANQRTNEEWLFTYYDAFGRVAYKGKCSLPDATNIDVQAYADQNSSVSVSKRETGILYNGTTLYYNMVPIYNQTRGSQILTINYYDNYTFDKVSGNPETSYDITPITNAKGLTTGSKVRVLGSNTWITTVTYYDNKSRPIYIYSFNDYLKTTDKAKNRINFAGQVTESTTTHVKTGQSTITAIDTFVYDHEGRLLRQKQTINDLGQETIVDNTYNNLGQLTIKGVGGKSSSTTRLQTVNYAYNVRGWLKQINDPAILGNDLFGVKIGYNEGANPLYNGNISSTQWRTANTDPSLKTYNYQYDALNRITNATDNSGHYNLINVLYDKNGNITNFTRTGHVVDNPVASNNTHFGTMDQLSYTYQTNSNKLLKVSDAAATDKYGFKDDAVDKASDISDDYTYDVNGNLLTDTNKGIISIEYNHLNLPTKVDFGFGRSIDYTYDATGIKILKRVNLPTAGGGTVTLYAGNYIYESQRNNTILKFFNHSEGYLEPKNQFDLSQGFDYVYQYKDHLGNIRLSYKDSNDNGSVASSEILEENNYYPFGLKHKGYNNVVNGVEYKYKTYQGQEWHDELGLNLHEWKYRFSDPAIGRFISIDPLAEDYRYNGVYNFAENRVIDGNELEGLEWQPVNADGNNIAPNSDQIANYNWAGYDYSMARGVINTKGFVTEGITGFSMTAKEGTVASGAIQGNNSAGTEGATFFSVDNNKSPVKEFSALSSKSLSFTGSMETFPSNANKEWASGDVTLTSSYANGKTLTDKSWTAISGPWGNGSLENGDYTTNNLRDNRTGSYANHGVGFTFDVNPTFTTSRDLLRFHPDGGTAGTLGCIGLTCGATGLRDFRTRVNNYLSNNTSINVNVNITNNPNNDGN, encoded by the coding sequence ATGAGAGAATACATTTATATCCTTTTGCTGTTACTCATATCCCAAACAGCCCTGTCGCAAGCCCGAGAAACGATTATAGAAAAAGGCGATTACACCATAAGTGCAGCTTCTGGTAAGGTAGAGCTAAAAGCAACACAGTCTATTATCCTAAAGCCAAATGTATGGATCAAGAACGGGAGTACTTTTACGGCAGAAATAGTCGAACATACCACTACAACCGACTCATATACAGGTGTTTCACTAGGCAGTAATCAGAACTATGTATTTACACGTAATTTCCAAGCCCCGATGACTTCTTTTAAAGCAACTACTGCTAGGGAAGGCGATGTTGTAGAACAAGTCACCTATTTCGACGGTATAGGCAGGCCGATACAGAACATCGGTATCAAGTCTGCTCCCGATAAAAAAGATATCATTACCCATATAGAGTACGATGCCTTTGGCAGACAGGACAAGGACTGGCTATCTTACCACGAAATAACGGGCAGTGTCGGTGCATACCGAGGGAACAGGGCAACAGCAACGAAACAGTACTATAAGGACAACTATAGCAATGACTTTACAGAAGTGACCCTTCCAGACATCAATGCCTATTCCCAAAAAAATCTGGAAGCTTCCCCTTTAAATCGGGTCTTAAAACAAGCAGCTCCTGGCAAGGACTGGAAACTAGGCGGAGGGAAAGAAATAGAGTTTGGCTATAATACCAATACAGGAACGGAAGTTAAACAATATGGTGTAAGCTTAATTTTTGCAAATAATATCTATGCTCCAACATTAACAGGAGGCACCACGAACTATCCAGCAGGATCACTCTTTAAAACCATAACCAAAGACGAAAACCATGATGGGACATCCTCTAAGGCCCATACTACAGAAGAGTTCAAGAACAAACAGGGACAAGTAGTTTTAAAGCGTACCTATGTTACCTCAATGGTCAATGGGGTATCTCAAACCAATATACCTCATGACACCCATTACGTGTATGACGATTTTGGAAACCTTACCTATGTTATTCCTCCTAAAGTGGATACCTCCGATGGAATATCCCTAACAGAATTATCAGAACTGTGTTATCAATACAAATATGATCTTAGGAATAGGTTGGTTGAAAAGAAAATTCCGGGCAAAGGCAAAGAGTATATCATATATGACAAATTGGATAGGCCGATAATGACCCAAGATGCCAACCAAAGAACCAATGAGGAATGGTTGTTTACATATTACGATGCTTTTGGAAGAGTGGCATATAAAGGAAAATGTTCCCTTCCCGACGCAACAAATATAGATGTGCAAGCTTATGCCGACCAAAACAGTAGTGTTTCCGTGAGCAAGAGAGAAACGGGCATCCTTTATAACGGAACCACATTGTACTATAATATGGTCCCAATTTATAACCAAACAAGAGGCTCGCAGATTTTAACCATTAATTACTACGACAACTATACTTTCGACAAAGTATCCGGTAACCCTGAGACCTCATATGATATAACGCCAATTACAAATGCAAAAGGGCTTACAACGGGGAGTAAAGTTAGAGTTTTAGGATCGAACACATGGATCACTACGGTAACCTATTACGATAACAAGTCCAGACCCATATATATCTATAGTTTTAATGATTATTTAAAAACAACGGACAAAGCTAAAAATCGAATAAACTTTGCGGGACAAGTTACAGAGTCAACAACTACACATGTTAAAACAGGTCAATCCACCATTACAGCCATAGACACTTTCGTATACGACCATGAAGGTAGGTTACTAAGGCAAAAGCAGACCATTAATGATCTGGGTCAAGAGACCATAGTAGATAATACTTACAACAATCTTGGACAATTGACAATAAAAGGCGTTGGAGGTAAATCATCTAGTACTACCAGATTGCAAACCGTAAACTATGCATATAATGTAAGAGGCTGGTTAAAACAGATCAACGATCCTGCTATTTTAGGCAATGATCTGTTCGGGGTTAAGATCGGCTATAACGAGGGCGCTAATCCGTTATATAATGGCAACATAAGCTCGACACAGTGGAGGACCGCCAATACGGATCCCAGTCTAAAGACCTATAACTATCAATATGACGCCCTGAATAGAATTACTAATGCAACGGATAATTCGGGACATTATAATTTGATCAACGTTCTATATGACAAGAACGGAAATATTACTAACTTTACCAGAACGGGTCATGTAGTTGACAACCCTGTTGCAAGCAATAATACCCATTTTGGAACCATGGATCAACTGAGCTATACCTACCAAACCAATTCGAACAAGCTTTTAAAAGTATCTGATGCTGCAGCTACGGACAAGTACGGGTTCAAGGATGACGCTGTAGATAAGGCTTCGGATATTTCTGATGATTACACTTATGATGTGAATGGTAATTTGTTAACCGATACTAATAAAGGAATTATCAGCATAGAATATAATCATTTAAACCTACCAACCAAGGTTGATTTTGGTTTTGGACGGTCTATAGATTATACTTATGACGCTACAGGTATAAAAATACTCAAGAGAGTTAACCTGCCTACTGCTGGCGGTGGCACTGTTACTTTATATGCTGGAAACTATATATACGAATCACAAAGGAACAATACAATATTGAAATTCTTTAACCATTCCGAAGGTTATTTGGAGCCAAAAAACCAATTTGATCTGTCGCAAGGTTTCGATTATGTATATCAATACAAAGATCATCTGGGAAATATAAGGTTGAGTTATAAAGATAGTAACGATAATGGTAGCGTAGCTTCTTCTGAAATACTGGAGGAGAACAACTACTATCCTTTTGGACTTAAACATAAAGGGTATAATAATGTTGTAAATGGCGTAGAATACAAGTACAAAACTTATCAAGGTCAGGAGTGGCACGATGAACTTGGTTTAAATTTACATGAATGGAAGTATAGATTTAGTGACCCTGCTATTGGTAGATTCATTTCAATAGACCCCCTAGCGGAAGATTATAGATATAATGGTGTTTATAATTTTGCAGAAAATAGAGTTATTGATGGAAATGAATTAGAAGGTTTAGAATGGCAGCCTGTTAATGCTGATGGTAATAATATAGCACCGAATTCAGACCAAATAGCTAATTATAATTGGGCAGGATACGATTATAGTATGGCACGTGGTGTTATAAATACGAAAGGGTTTGTCACTGAAGGGATTACAGGTTTTTCTATGACAGCTAAAGAAGGTACTGTTGCTAGTGGTGCAATACAGGGTAATAATAGCGCGGGAACTGAAGGAGCTACTTTCTTTTCAGTTGATAATAATAAATCCCCTGTTAAAGAATTTTCAGCTTTATCAAGTAAGTCTTTAAGTTTTACAGGTTCAATGGAAACTTTTCCAAGTAATGCTAATAAAGAATGGGCTTCAGGAGATGTAACATTAACTTCTTCATATGCAAATGGAAAAACATTAACAGATAAAAGTTGGACAGCTATATCAGGTCCTTGGGGAAATGGTTCACTTGAAAATGGAGATTATACTACTAATAATTTAAGAGATAATAGAACTGGCTCTTATGCGAATCATGGAGTAGGTTTTACTTTTGATGTAAATCCAACTTTTACTACAAGTAGAGATTTGTTAAGGTTTCATCCAGATGGAGGAACAGCAGGGACATTAGGTTGTATTGGTTTAACATGTGGAGCTACTGGATTAAGAGATTTTAGAACAAGAGTAAATAATTATTTAAGTAATAATACAAGTATTAATGTGAACGTTAATATTACAAACAATCCAAATAATGATGGTAATTAA
- a CDS encoding RHS repeat domain-containing protein yields MGKLVLSIVMLLTVSILFGQELPSIIPPSPNAASLAQYADVPVSKYTGIPSLSIPLYTLKSGKIELPLSINYHASGVKVAQEASWVGLGWSLNAGGNITRQVRGVDDFEPRGFPYVDEYNPSELNGFEFFEKYKLDNPSDTEPDIFYYNFFGYTGKFFFEKQTANGHIIYATPIDQNQLIISYNIHTKEWIVTDGNGWKYYLGNKNLNVIERTLNAGSSRFVPITSDRLVFGNKLIDTAWYLTKVLTPEGDEMKFLYKEGHFTSLSQVSHRQELYELYGSVGDGGQLKYFASQQVTYDVYLSQIICNNGIASFSTSHRADMRVADGSSIGPKRLSHITIKDSNLNSKTIKEFEFQHSYFNQSKLGTDNEHDYLRLKLDAVQEKSGNSELPPYEFYYNTTALPDKGSYSVDYWGFFNGANNNLSTLTTNRERLNIDEYLGSNTPFLTYNKPRAQRDAVRTLIPSTNRLGGGRNLGGANRFSNPSYVKSAILERIKYPTGAQKDFTYEVNEFENDLGETLGAIDGGHPLRVTKSVTDYGSDTPASSKQTTFWIFNIPPYHIQKVHLDVNISNGTWYNINDFSIFDDIEVVLENSHTGKKIISFKPDSLERMKSGGFYTQVEITLPAGFYRMRVNNAEHDRIPLTMTVKYLDPFKYFPPGPPDFHKPGKIPEEIDKSSPDKIGAGVRIKTIKTKDASGLISEENYSYDDELGITTGLLMTKVINHYHSTNYRLYNTLNLPPITISKNYLVRTSGSVVAMGSSAQGNPVGYSKVKVTHTGTVEGSSFFSEYFYNNKPSVVREEVYLSGVPYFAPYSNGQLLKEKHYNSLGKLVSEKSFKYSQREQSKISIEVGILDIGYFRDLLNPPNSLDHIPSSYIGYAPYHIRSEWWHLDKEKGTIYDVNGNNPVANVTNYIYHSEIHKLPTEINTTNSKGEVLKTLNSYPSDKPTGVGIPSLVYNKMVEQNILSPVIKQETFKNDVLLTTKANVFNNWDNVILPKSVKTGKGTNDLEDRIEFVKYNNTGKILEVKRTNGAPTCYIWGYKGEYPIAKLDGVHYSAISTSIISNLQTLSNADDDRTVDIINSNGLITKVGKEGSLREALRNLRNSLPNAMVTTYTYDPLIGVTSLTDSKGYTTYYDYDEFNRLEFVKDADGNLMSENKYNYKN; encoded by the coding sequence ATGGGAAAATTAGTTTTAAGTATTGTTATGTTACTTACTGTGTCTATTCTTTTCGGACAAGAATTGCCAAGTATTATACCGCCTTCTCCAAATGCAGCTTCTTTGGCCCAGTATGCGGACGTACCTGTGAGTAAATACACAGGAATACCTAGCTTATCAATTCCATTATATACGTTAAAGTCTGGGAAAATTGAGTTGCCATTATCTATTAATTATCATGCTTCAGGGGTTAAAGTAGCTCAAGAGGCATCATGGGTTGGTTTGGGTTGGTCGTTAAATGCAGGAGGAAATATAACCAGACAAGTTAGAGGTGTAGACGATTTTGAACCTAGGGGGTTTCCTTATGTTGATGAATATAATCCTAGTGAATTAAATGGTTTCGAGTTTTTTGAGAAATATAAGCTCGATAACCCTAGTGATACGGAACCTGATATTTTTTATTATAATTTTTTTGGGTATACCGGAAAATTTTTCTTTGAAAAACAAACCGCTAACGGGCATATTATTTATGCAACACCTATAGATCAGAACCAATTAATTATTTCTTATAATATACATACAAAAGAATGGATTGTTACCGATGGTAATGGTTGGAAATATTATTTAGGAAATAAAAATTTAAACGTTATTGAGAGAACCCTGAATGCAGGGTCATCACGATTTGTTCCTATTACAAGCGATAGGCTTGTTTTTGGAAATAAATTAATAGATACGGCATGGTACCTCACAAAAGTTTTGACACCAGAAGGTGATGAAATGAAATTTCTTTACAAAGAAGGTCATTTTACGAGTTTAAGTCAAGTTTCTCATAGGCAAGAATTGTATGAACTTTATGGTTCCGTTGGTGATGGTGGGCAACTAAAATATTTTGCAAGTCAGCAGGTAACTTATGATGTTTATTTATCACAAATAATTTGTAATAATGGAATAGCTTCCTTTTCAACTTCTCATAGAGCGGATATGAGAGTTGCTGATGGTAGTAGTATTGGTCCGAAAAGATTGTCTCATATAACAATTAAAGATTCAAACTTAAATTCTAAAACGATAAAAGAATTTGAATTTCAGCATAGTTACTTTAATCAGTCGAAGTTAGGAACAGATAATGAGCATGATTATCTTAGACTTAAGTTAGATGCTGTTCAAGAAAAATCAGGAAACTCAGAACTCCCTCCCTATGAGTTTTATTACAACACAACAGCATTGCCAGATAAAGGATCTTATTCGGTAGATTATTGGGGGTTTTTCAATGGAGCAAATAATAACTTAAGTACTTTAACTACTAACAGAGAGCGTTTAAATATTGATGAATACTTAGGTAGTAATACCCCTTTCCTTACCTATAATAAACCTAGGGCACAAAGAGATGCTGTTCGTACGTTAATCCCTAGTACTAATAGATTAGGAGGTGGTAGGAATTTAGGAGGAGCAAATAGATTTTCAAATCCTAGCTATGTAAAATCTGCTATTTTAGAGCGTATAAAATACCCTACTGGAGCCCAAAAAGATTTTACATATGAAGTTAATGAGTTCGAAAATGATTTAGGCGAAACATTAGGAGCAATTGATGGGGGGCATCCTTTACGTGTTACAAAATCTGTGACAGATTACGGTTCTGACACTCCAGCCTCAAGTAAACAGACTACCTTCTGGATATTTAATATTCCCCCATATCATATTCAGAAAGTACATTTAGATGTAAATATTAGCAATGGAACGTGGTACAACATTAATGATTTTTCCATTTTTGACGACATTGAAGTTGTATTGGAAAATAGTCATACAGGTAAAAAAATTATTAGTTTTAAACCTGATTCTTTAGAGAGGATGAAAAGTGGAGGGTTTTATACACAAGTTGAAATCACCCTACCTGCAGGATTCTATAGAATGAGGGTAAACAATGCTGAACACGATAGAATACCTCTTACAATGACAGTAAAATATTTAGATCCATTTAAATATTTTCCACCTGGACCACCCGATTTCCATAAACCTGGAAAAATACCTGAAGAAATAGATAAAAGCTCCCCAGATAAAATAGGTGCAGGTGTTAGAATTAAGACAATAAAAACCAAGGACGCTTCTGGTCTTATTAGTGAAGAAAACTATTCGTATGATGATGAACTAGGTATAACTACTGGTCTTTTGATGACAAAAGTCATCAATCATTATCATAGTACTAATTATAGATTGTATAACACCCTTAATTTACCGCCAATAACAATTAGTAAAAATTATCTTGTTAGGACTTCTGGTAGTGTTGTTGCTATGGGGAGTTCTGCTCAAGGGAATCCTGTAGGCTATTCCAAGGTAAAAGTTACACATACAGGTACTGTTGAAGGTTCTAGCTTTTTTTCTGAATATTTTTATAATAATAAACCTTCGGTAGTTAGGGAAGAAGTTTATCTTTCAGGAGTACCGTATTTTGCTCCTTATAGCAATGGTCAATTATTAAAAGAAAAGCATTATAATAGTCTCGGTAAGCTTGTTTCAGAAAAAAGTTTTAAATATTCTCAAAGAGAACAATCTAAAATCAGCATAGAAGTAGGTATTTTAGACATAGGTTATTTCAGAGATTTATTAAATCCTCCTAATAGTCTAGATCATATTCCTTCTTCTTATATAGGTTATGCACCTTACCATATCAGATCCGAATGGTGGCATTTAGACAAAGAAAAAGGTACTATTTATGATGTAAACGGTAATAACCCTGTAGCTAATGTTACAAATTACATTTATCATAGTGAAATACACAAACTGCCAACTGAAATTAATACCACCAACAGTAAGGGAGAAGTATTAAAGACTTTAAATTCATATCCTTCAGATAAGCCTACAGGTGTAGGTATTCCTAGTTTAGTCTATAATAAAATGGTTGAACAGAATATATTGAGTCCTGTAATCAAACAAGAGACCTTTAAGAATGATGTCCTATTAACTACTAAGGCAAATGTATTTAATAATTGGGACAATGTTATTCTACCTAAGTCTGTAAAAACAGGCAAGGGAACCAATGATCTAGAAGATAGAATAGAATTTGTAAAGTACAATAATACGGGTAAAATATTAGAAGTTAAGAGGACCAATGGTGCCCCTACATGCTATATCTGGGGTTATAAAGGTGAATATCCTATTGCAAAGCTAGATGGTGTACACTATAGTGCTATAAGTACTTCAATTATTTCTAATTTACAAACATTAAGTAATGCTGATGATGATAGAACCGTTGATATTATTAATTCCAATGGATTAATTACTAAAGTTGGAAAAGAGGGTAGTTTAAGAGAAGCTCTTAGAAATCTTAGAAATTCGTTACCAAATGCCATGGTCACTACTTATACCTACGATCCGTTAATAGGCGTTACCAGTTTGACGGATTCCAAGGGTTATACCACATACTATGATTATGATGAATTTAATCGCCTCGAGTTTGTAAAAGATGCCGACGGTAATCTAATGAGTGAGAACAAGTATAACTATAAAAACTAA
- a CDS encoding formylglycine-generating enzyme family protein → MYTIRLIIITIFLCLANLVHGQSKMVPITGDTYTPLYGRDSLKVTVVDFEMDVFPVTNNQFLDFVKKYPKWQRSKVKKLFADGNYLKEWKSDTELSEKQSLNAPITNVSWFAAKDYCECLGKRLPTVDEWEYVAMANKELPDARTLKSYNEYILSWYETPKTFNNNVGSTFKNYWKVYDLHGLVWEWTFDFNSVLVSGESRKDVDNDSNLFCGSAAVGATDLMNYAAFMRYATRGSLKAKYAMKNLGFRCVKDINK, encoded by the coding sequence ATGTATACCATTAGACTGATCATTATAACCATATTTCTTTGCCTTGCCAATTTGGTACATGGTCAGTCTAAAATGGTACCAATAACAGGAGATACCTATACCCCACTTTACGGTAGAGATTCATTAAAGGTTACCGTCGTAGATTTTGAAATGGATGTATTTCCTGTAACCAATAATCAATTTTTAGACTTTGTAAAAAAGTACCCTAAATGGCAGCGATCTAAAGTAAAAAAGTTGTTCGCAGACGGAAACTATTTAAAAGAATGGAAATCGGACACCGAGTTATCCGAAAAACAATCATTAAACGCACCAATCACGAATGTGTCCTGGTTTGCAGCAAAAGATTATTGCGAATGTCTGGGGAAACGATTGCCAACTGTAGATGAATGGGAATATGTAGCTATGGCAAACAAAGAGTTACCAGATGCCAGAACACTAAAGAGTTACAATGAATACATTTTATCGTGGTACGAAACACCTAAAACATTTAACAATAATGTGGGGTCAACATTTAAAAACTACTGGAAGGTTTACGACTTACATGGGCTGGTCTGGGAATGGACTTTCGATTTCAACTCTGTTTTAGTCTCTGGAGAATCAAGAAAAGATGTCGATAACGACAGCAATCTGTTTTGTGGAAGCGCTGCGGTTGGAGCCACAGACTTAATGAATTATGCAGCATTTATGCGCTATGCAACCCGAGGTAGCTTAAAAGCAAAATATGCAATGAAAAATTTAGGCTTTAGATGTGTAAAGGATATAAACAAATGA
- a CDS encoding SCO family protein, with the protein MRHLKLVILCFISVLFLASCKQDVSKQVNDLVVYTCPMACEGKKAYNNSGSCPICKMDLKTTKQDSKEMDNNHISDESIFNLTTTWNTEEGLIIHLEDLKGKTLVMVMIYTTCKAACPRLVADMRNIEKQIPKNQLKDLQFVLVSIDPKTDTPERLKTFAKENLMDGTHWTFLQGTESSIREFANVLAVKYKQISPIDFSHSNIISVFNSGGELIHQQEGLGVDNKETVRTIIELINKN; encoded by the coding sequence ATGAGACATTTAAAATTAGTAATACTATGCTTTATTTCTGTGCTGTTTCTTGCTTCTTGCAAACAAGACGTATCAAAACAGGTCAATGATTTAGTAGTTTATACCTGCCCTATGGCATGCGAAGGTAAGAAAGCATATAACAACTCTGGTAGTTGTCCTATTTGCAAAATGGACTTAAAGACTACCAAACAAGATTCAAAAGAAATGGATAACAACCACATTTCAGATGAATCTATTTTCAATTTAACCACAACATGGAATACAGAAGAAGGCCTGATCATTCATCTAGAAGATTTAAAAGGAAAGACACTGGTCATGGTTATGATTTACACAACCTGTAAAGCCGCATGTCCAAGACTAGTAGCCGATATGCGCAACATTGAAAAACAAATCCCAAAAAACCAACTAAAAGACCTGCAATTTGTTTTGGTAAGCATCGACCCGAAAACAGACACGCCAGAACGCTTAAAAACCTTTGCCAAAGAAAACCTTATGGATGGAACTCACTGGACTTTTTTACAAGGTACGGAAAGCAGTATTCGTGAATTTGCGAATGTTTTAGCTGTAAAGTACAAACAAATTTCTCCCATAGATTTTTCGCATTCTAACATTATAAGTGTCTTTAATTCCGGAGGTGAATTAATACATCAACAAGAAGGGTTAGGAGTAGATAATAAAGAAACAGTAAGAACAATCATAGAATTAATTAATAAAAACTAA